The DNA window aaaatctatagaaatagacacatgaaatagcCGAAGgggggttcaacatctactatatataaatagaaaattattttaatcatgtataaataatataattttccgctGAAGAGGATTCGAATGAATCCCCTGACTATAAAGTGGCTCCGCCCCTACTGTATATAGAAGGTTTAGAAGCTAATATCTCTTGGTCAATATGTTTGTtatggtatttatgtaattttattattatttttttaatcttttgaatatttaaaaattatgtaatgttttttttataaattgaagGAAGTAAAATTACTCAAACTAATAATACATACACGAGTGAAAGATCCAACAATAGTTATGTAGAAGAGATTTATTAATCTACAAAGAGGAGATAAAAGACTTTATTCAATAAAGCTAAAACTCTTGTATCTATCTATATAAAGTACCCCTATTTATAATACTAACAAACCAAATTAAACTAGGACTAGAAATCCTTCTTAACTAACAAATTCTaattaaagataattaaataaatataagctCTGAACGTATGGGATATAAGCTTTATGGATTTACGAGATAAAAGACTTAtgtatctttaattttataattttgtcacaaaaaataagtaaaagttaaattttcaatattttcacaaagaaattcaaataaatcaccaataaaaaaaatattattataagcaTTATTTAAAAAGGGTCACAATACAAAAATGATAACAGTCAAGATAATTcctaaaatgaaaatatcattcactTCATTATTGATATCCACATCTACTAATCCTTCCTATATTCAACTAATATTTGCACTTATTTCTGTTTATACTGGTTTATGTTTGGCCCCATTGGTTTTGAAAAATTACTTTCATAATCGTCCAAAACAAAAACTTCTTTATGGGGCAAGTTAGTTAatgatattaattaaaaataatttattaatattatctctttgtgtttttttaaaatttaaagtcataatatacaaatataatttttaatttgaatttaaccCGCATCTATGTCATTCAGTTTTGGGTGTGTATAAATAGatacttaaaatttatataaagttgaTCAAGTAGAAACACACATTCTACATGATAATTTGTGTGAGATACACTcgaattaatttatattatgcTATGTAAGACGTGTATATCTGATTGTTCAtctaatttatacaaatttactTGTCTACTTATGCACGTAGAAAGTTAAAACCTATAAATATTatctaacatatatttttaataaatctCACTATAAGTCACTTTAAGCAAGGAAGATACGTGATTAGCATgtgttattttaaattgatcCTTTCCTTTCTACGAGACCAGATATATATGAACTCTTgtagaaaaattataaatctacCGATCAATtttgattactttttaaaaatattcttctgTATATTAACGAAAATACCCAAAAACTCTATTTGATTTATCTCAGTTATTTAATGAGTCCAGATTCAGAGATCATTGATGTACTGAAGGTGGGTTTCCCAAGTACATTTGCATCCATCATAATTAATGAGACTCAATGATGTGACTACATTGAATTCTAGAGGATGGATAGTGGGGTAAAGCAAAATTTCATATTCGGGTAAAGCGTTTCTGattctttatattgaaaaatattcGAATCCAAaattaatagataaaaaaatacttacaaAATTATGACATAcacataaacataatctaaaGTATTTAAATATAGGCAAAAGGCATAAATTGCCCCCTAAACGTATACCCAAAAGTCATTTACACACTTTAACTAATGGGGTGATCTATTACACACCTTAAGTacataaaagtatatttatttccCCCTTCCGTCACCCAACCCAGGGCGCGTTTCGCTCCACATAGTTGAGCGCGTCAACACGCTAATAAAgtcattttcatttatttttttaattaaaaaaatctaaccCAACGGTTATATTCCCATTCCCTTCACATAACCCACCCACCCGACCCTAATGAACAAAAACCCTAAATTTTCACCAAAAATTTGAATCAAGAACCCTAAATTCAAACATAGttcaaaatttcttcttttgaatcaaaggtacctctttttcattattattcattcatctcttttccattttgattcatttctctctttttcattttgatttgtttctatctatttcgtattttgaatttttagttctTTGATTCGCGGTAATTCTTATTAAGGTGCTACAATGGCTCGAATAAGCTTGACTAGGCTCTGTTTACAAGAGGAAGATCATGAATTGGAAGAGGTACGATGCAAACACGGATTTGTTTTGCCTTTGCTGACCTCTTGGACCCCGAGAAATCCTAGTAGAAGATATTGGGGTTGTCCTTACTATGGGGTAAGTTAATCTTTTTTAAGAGTTGAATAATTCGTTTTGTTGTTTCAAGAGCCATAGAATGATTCGTTTTGTTTTTTAAGAATGCTAGATCATGCGATTTTTGGCTTTGGAAAGATGATTATATTGATCCAAGATCCAAATTTGTGATTCCCAAGTTGTTGGGAAGAATTGCGGAGCTTGAACATAGTGTTGAATCTTCTCGAAAAGTTGAAACTTCGGATAAGGAAATCAACAAGCCTACTAAGTCGACCAAATCCATGGAAAGCAAAATAGATATGAACAAGAAGGAGTCAAAAATGGACAATTTTGATGATgatttgaagaagatgaaagcagttgaaaagaaatggaaaaacaaaTTGGCCAAGTCCAAGAAAAGGGAGAAACAACTTTGGATTGCTCTGTTGTGTGTTTGTATTTTAGGTGTAAGTTTAGTATTTCAAAGAGTATTGTTTCTGAAAGGAGAAGGACATTCAAGGAAATTGTCATGATCTCTTATTGTACCAAAAATTTGCAATATTGTGTTGAACTTGTAAGGCTTTTGTGTAATGAAAAGAATTTACAAAGCTTTCCTTAGCTTAATTTGTCTCATTTATTGTTGCAagtatttgattttgtatttggTCATAAACTATATATTTAGTGTGTACAACTATCTGCTCAACTGTCTAAACTATACGTTTGTGTAGCCACTGCTTAAGTAGTCACTTATTGCCCTCCATAAACACAGAAACCATCACTAAAAGAGAAGCAATATTGTTACATAAACAGACATTCATAACTGcataatcattaatcaaaatagaAGTTAATATATGTCAAAGCAGTTACATAATCAAACACCACAAATCAAAATGCAGTCACAACTGCAATTCATTGTCTTAAATATAAGGGTACTAAATAGGGATAAAGTGCATTGCATTGTCTATCACCCAACAAAACAAATGTCTACATTACATTACCAACAAAAATCTACCAAAACAAGTTAGATTGCATTAGAGCTCTCTAGGCTCAAATGTGCAGCCTTAGACCTAGTCTCCATTTGTTTGCTTCCCCTCATCTCTTCAAGTTGGCTTGATGTCATAGCTTGTTTTCCTTTCCATTTCACACCACATGGTGGTTTATGTCCAAGATCTCCAGTGACAACTGCTGAAGACTTCACATTTCTAAAGCTTTCACTGGGCATTCCAGGCTGTTcaaatgaatataaataatcttaatttgtgattaaagaaaaaataataaatgatatttaaGTATAGAAATAGGGAACTTACATTAATAATAGTAGCACCACTTTGTGTGTGTAGTGCACCCATTCCAACCATTCTTGTTCTGCTAGCAACACTACcctaaaaaataacaaaatattcagTAAAGCaacttatttaaaacttatacaTGAAGTAAATAAAGGAAACTATATCACCTTTTCTGTTGAACCCTTTGGTCTACCCCTTCCTCTTTCAGTTGGAGCATTAGGTGTTGCTCTTGGGCCAACAATTTGTGTTGATGTTGGTGCAGCAGCAGGGACAACAGTTTGTGTTGATGTTGGTGCAGCAGCAGGGCCAGAAGGAGGTCTTGAACTTGGTCCAGCAGCAGGTCTTGAACTTGGTCCAGCAGTAAAGCTTGTGCCAGAAGCAGGTGCACCAAGAGGACACTTTCTTTTATTGTGACCCTTGTTATGACAAGTGCTGCATGACATCTCAATCCCTCTTTTGGATAATTTTCCAGTTTTACTGGTTTCACCTTgctctttcttccttttcttgccAGGCCTTCCTGGCATCTTCCTAACAGGAGGTGGTATCACAGAGATGTTTTGTGATTCTGGCcacattttcaaattcataacTGGCTGAATGAAGTAGTTGTATGTCTTCATGTATGTTTCTCTGTTATACCAATGAGAAATGTAGTTGATTGGGTCCAATTTCCTATGGTGAAGAGCAGCTATTGCATGAGGACATGGTATGCCTTTCAACATCCATGCTCTACAGCTACATATTTGCCTTTGAATATCAACTACATGTCTGTATGGTCCATGAAGTACCTCATACCCTGTATCTGAATTCCATTCAATGCTGCATTTCATAGACTTAGCTGTGTTATCTTGTAGAACCTTCATTGCCATTGGAGAAATGTCGCATATCCAAGTATTGCAAAACTCTCTCATCTGCCCTattcttttcatcattttcacccTAATTTCTTCAAGCATTGTAATTATAGTCTTATGCCTTGCTGCTAATATCCATGAATTGAAACATTCAGCCATGTTATTGTCTACAACATCACATTTTGAGGTAAAATTGAAGTAAAACTTGCTCCATCTTTCAGGATTATAATACAACAAGTGATCAACTATATTATTGCCCAACCTTTTCATATAACTAATGTTATCTTTTAACTCAGCCTCAAAAGTAGACCTTGCACACCTCCAGAAACATTTCTTTCTCTCAAGACCTCTCCATCTCTTTGACCAGTTAGCAAGGATGTGTCTAGCACACATTCTATGCTCAACATTTGGCAAATGATCAGTTATGGCAATTTCAAGACCCTATAAGAAAATTCAAGACATAAAACTAATTAAACTAAgacattaataaataaatggcATTTAAGACatgaaataaatcaaaaaaatcaataaatattctAACCTTTTGCATATCTGATATGATTGTGAGGTCTGTACCATCTCCCAACTGAAGATCTTCCTTTAGAAGTTTGACAAACCATGCCCAAGTAAacttattttcaacttcaactaCTGCCCAAGCCAGTGGTAGCATTTGATTGTTCCCATCTTTACAAACAGCAACTAATAATTGACCTTTAGATACTCCCTTTAGAAAACAACCATCCAAACCAATGCACCTCCTACAACCAGCCAAGAAGGACTTCTTCATTGCATCAAAACATATGTAGAAGCCTTGAAACAtttttctacctttttcaaatgTTTCTTCATGAAGCTTGACTACACATGTACTACCTGGATTAGTTCTTAGCAACTCATCTTTGTAGTCCAAAATCCTCCCAAACTCAAGAACATAGTCACCCATTAACTCCTGTAATACTTTGTTTCTTGCTCTCCTACACACTGTTCTTCCAACATATAAATccaattcttttttaataagtCCTTGAAACTCAAAGATTCTAATGTCAGGTTGTTCCTTTATCCTTTCACAGTAGTGACTAGATAAGAACTTGCTATTACAAAGCTTGTTCCTATTAGTAGGATCACATTTGTGAACTGGATTGTATGTCTTTACAACAAAATTATCTGTCCTAGAATCAAAGCTAGCAAATAAAACCCAAGGACAACCAACTGTACACCTAACCCTTACCCTTGTTGGTTCATTAATATACATTTCAATTGCAACATGTTCAGCAACAGCATATTTGGTAACAGCAGATCTAAACTCATTAACACTTTCAAATACAAGACCCAATTCCCACACTACTTTCTGAGAAGATGCATCAAATACAACTCTATTCaccttctttctccttcttgGCTTAACTCTCTCTCTTTGTTGAacctcttcttcatcatcactGAAAGCATCTGGATCTGTTTCAAAACTGGCAGCTTCATCTGAGGGATAATAAGGCTCATCACCAGCTAACTTACCTTCTAAGTTATTTCTATTACCACCTGTAGATTCATCATACCCAGCATCTGGCCCTTTTTTTTCTGTTCCTAACTTGACATGATCAGGCAATGGAGCTCTTTCTCCccttttccttctctttcttttacTCTTTTCCTCCCTAAAACTTCTTAGTTCATCATCTACATCACTCCCATTAAATCCCCCCCCATTCAATGATTCTCTATCTGAATCTTGTTCATTAGAAGGATGGACAGGGTCAGGAATTGGATCAGAGGAAGGATGAACATGGTCAAGAGTTGGATCAGTAGAAGGATGGATAGGGGCAGGGGCAGGGTTTGAGGCAAGGTTTGAGGCATTTTCTTGGGCCTCATGTGTGGCATTTTCTTGGGCCTCATATGTTGGTTCTAATTCAGCATCAAAAGATGCATTAGGCCCACTGTTTTGAGATGCTCCCTCACCTACTCTACTTTCCCCATATTCCAATAAAGGTGGGACCAAAACAGGATCAGCAACAAAGTGACACACAAAACAGTCCAAAATATCTCCATGACTCAAACACTCGGCAATTAATATAGTATCATAGTCAGATTTGATTTCTAACATAGCAGTACTTCTAGGAAGTTTTACATACAACACACATTGTCCAGGTTCATACCCCAACTCTTTCAGACAATCCCTCAATTCAAAATAAGATAACCTATCTATATCAACATCTAAAAACTCATAAACTCCTCCACCATGATATGGTTTCCCCTTGTATTCCTTTTTTCCAATCTTAATAACACCACCGTGGTAAAATCTCAAAGTAATCAATTCAAAAGACATTTTAACCTGAAAATAATGTTATCAGTTAACCCTCAACAACAACGACAaaacatatacaacaacaaaattcatACAACAACAACGGGGAATCATGTGAATGAAAGACGACATacaataaacttgaaaaaaaaataaagatgaaataACCCTAAgctaaaaagtatgaactatGAAGTAACCCTAGAAATGTTTGACTGGCCTTTCAAATATGGAGACGACAACAAATTATGAACGATGAACGTCTCGATTGTACCCACCAAACCCTAGTAACCACCGATTTGCTTCCACCAAATGATGAACGCCTCGATCGACAATGTTCTTCAAATATAACTACAAGGATGCTTCAAAAACACCACAAAATCGAAGAAATCTTTAGCTAAAATTAGGATTTACAGATGAATTTTTTCGATTAGGTTTTGGTGTTCTTAGAGAAAGAAACGGGTGGGTGAAATAAATGGACTagggtaaaataaaatggatttgggtgaaaAAAATCGGGTTTAGGTGAAAAGAAACGGGTTTGGGTCAAATGAATCGGATTGGGGTCTTTTATTACGTGGCTTAAATAGGAGGCGAGTGGCTTTCACTCTAGGCATAATGTCCTGGGTTGGGTGACGGAAGGGggaaataaatatacttttatgtacttaaggtgtgtaataggtcaccCCATTAGTTAAAGTGTGTAAATGACTTTTGGGTATACGTTTAGGGGGCAATTTATGCCTTTTGCCTTAAATATATTTGAGTCTTACTTATTGGAAAAATCAGGGTGGAGCTATGGTGGTGTTCGGGTATGTAGCTCGCTTTGTCGAAAAATAATACGATATAGATCAATGCTTACTTTATATTGATGTATATAGAGTTTTAAACACTTTAAAAACAAATGGAGACCTATAGGGCAGTGGCAAGGGTGTACTCAAAACTTACATGGTGTATGTTgtctcctgtattcagattagcaaatcagaaataataaaagatgaaaagaaaaacacaaagaactatccgagtccacagaacccactgtgtgtcgttaagaaatttaatcccctcaagtacccgaggctgcagattaattcctcctaagataaaacggattaaccattaaagaaatagcggtacctcaaacttcgataatttcaactAACTCAAAATGATAGCAACGAATCCATACACAGACACGATCggttgattttgttttgtaaaaaatgtatgcaaaagaagggaagaatttgatgcagaaaaatgagagaaaccTCTATATTTATaaccaacaaagggtaaaggtcacaaccctttggaaagaagacaacctttcagaaaggtcacaacactttgaaAAAGGCATaccctttcaaacggtcataaccctttagaaaggacacaacccTTCGACATAATCACAActcttcaggagagtcacaacccttcatttcctgttcacacctttaaaacccaacagtGTCTAAGTTTGAAACCCTGCATAGAGTTCAACTTTacatatatgatatgatttttCGAAAAGAAAATTCAGATGAACCTTATCTTTCTGACTCCGCCCATGAAGATGGACACTTCTAGCATGGTGATGAATTTATGAGCTCCAGTGAGGACCACATGACAATGAATCATCTCGTGAGCACAGCTCACGCTATAGTGACTACTAAAGATATAAACAATCAATTTagcatttttaattttaataatcgTGATtactcttttcattttatttttatgattatgtATATAGATTAAGGATCAAAACTTTAAAATGTCTATTCAGTTTatatttgatataaataaaGGCAGAATCAAAGTAAGGTACAAATATTTAACTGAACTCTCTAcgtttgaaaattatattactataGAAATCTGGTAAAACTAACCattttgtgtgtatatatatataaataaattattgaattgctttatttgatgaatacataataaaataatttttcagaaGTAATTTTATAGAGATAATATCATATTAAGTTTAATTTTGAATcgttaaattaatttgaaattttaatttagataTTAACATGATATTTACATATGTGTTTGAATTTGCTTATTACAAGCAAAAGTAGATATTTTGCCTGTTGCAACTTCTTTACCAAAATTTTGACGCAGAAGAAATAGAAATGATTCTTTTCTTGTAGTAAAGGAtgtttacaaaattaattaaataaacaaaatattataaagtataaattagataaattatagtattttttatattaataaaatgtgGTTAGAAAATGTAttacaagaaaaattaaaacaagaaaGGTGAGCATAATagttaatattataaatcacaaaaaaaaaaagtgttgtaaaatcaaatttgaggagagatttatgtaattatttttctagTTCTTGGCTATAATGACTTTATGGAAGGTAGATATTTCTATATATACAAAGTTAGGTcatatttacaaaatatagAAGGAAATTTTCGTTTACTAAACATAGTAgcatttctttttcaaaacatatacTATATTTAATTCAAGGCTtaaaattttggtcaaatttttgtgtataaaaaattaaaaatgtataaaatcgattaaaaaaaaatactgtaAGTTCGGGAACAAACAATTTTTGTGTATAaaatcgatatatatatataattgtataaaatttgtCTTAAAGTTGATGCTAGATTTTTGAGAACAAACAACTTTTGTGTATAAAATCGATAATGAACTACGTATTTAAAAGTATGAACTTTCATAAAGATCATGTTAGGTTTCCGAAAATATTACACTTCGATTCTCACATACAatttcatgtataaaattaattttgattccaatttgattttgaatagtCCTAAATGAAGTTATGCtttgcaaaaaatatttatgattgaatgtactcatcaaaatttgaaatacaaCTTCAAAAGCAAAAAAGTAAACAGAAAAACATGTTACAAGATATTTTCCAATTTAGAATTTTCACGTTAAAACATTGATTTTCAACCAAACATTCTATGACTAGTAGTGACACTATTAAATGACGACATTGCAAAAGCTTAATATAACAGGGAATTCAAATACCTTAAATTTTCAAAACCTCCTCACAGTGGCAATATTGCACCCCCATAAATTCAATAACAGTTAGTTTCAAGAggaaaaaaatatgcaaaaaattcCAGGTGAGAGGGTTAACTAGTCACTTCTAATCATACAGGCTAACCAACAAACCATGAATAATCCAATCTTACATAATCCCCTCTTCTCAATGATGTATCCTAAGTTGTCTTGGACTTGAGGTTCTTTTTCTTTGGTAGCCTCCGGTTAATCGAGTTCTTCATCCCCACGAAAAACAGCAATGCACCAAGGAGTGCCAGACACTACAGAAGGGAACAAATCCGATTTAACTCATGTTTGGATGCATTTCACTTGTTAAAAGGAAATAACATTAATTTTGACAAACCTGGAGGAACTCTTGTAGAACAATGAAATACTGTGGTTCTCCAATGTTAAAGTGGCTGAAATCGTGCAGAAGTGGAGTGGCCATTATCAAGTAACATATCTGCAGtcagtgttttaaaaggtgGGGGCGTGAGGCAAGACGTTTTATACAGTACGGAGCGAGGCGTAAGCCCCGAGACACGGGGCATAAGTCCCATGGATCTACAGGGCGTAATCtcatatatattcaattttatagttttattattgataaaataagcaaaagtaaaccttttagtgattttacaaatatttttttataaataacctacaatatatagaaattatattatgatttttatttgagataagtattaataatcaataatgaaaaaaaaaaagtattataattactatttgcgaaatatcattacaccaatagtcaaaaaatatgatttaaagcaaaaataagttcaaaaaaataaattaaaaacgcCTAGGTCTACGTTTTTACGCCCAGGACTTGCGTTTTTATGCTCGAGGCTTACGCCTCAAATTTTAGAACTTACGCCTTATGGATCTACGTCTTTAATTTACGCCTCGGAGCGTTTTTGGTACGCCCCGCCCCGAGACTCTCCCCAAAAACGTTTTTGAAAACACTGTCTGCAGTATTGACGACAGATGATTGAAAGTTAAAACATAGTGTGTACGGATAATTCTAAACGAAGGTGTCAATCAATTCTAGGAGACTGAAATTCCTAACCAGTAGAAAAGCACCAGTGAAGCAGCCAAATACTAATAGCAATCCACCCAATCCTTTTAGAGCCATGAATGCTGCTACCACATGCCTAACCTGAAAAAAGTGTTTCACAAATGTCATACCAGTATCCATTTTTAcgacagaaaaaaaaaacaaaattcaacttatcTAGTGAAATAAGGATATAACCATTTACATCTATTTTTGGTGTCCCTGTCCCCAACTTGGATTCAAGAAAATCCTGCAGACCAGCCACTTTGGGAGCCAATTCCTTAGCAGCAGGTCCACCATCTTCTCCAAATTCATGGAACCTGCAAAATCACATTTCAACCAACATTAGTTTAGTAGGCAAAATCTTTGCATCATCCAGGAAGAAGAGTAATCTTTTAAGGAGGGAAAGATGCTATGGAAACTAAAATTGTGAGTTTGTTGGTTTCATTTGGACTGTTAAGAGTGATATCATAAGAAGAAAGATGCAAACTTCAACACGGCATTGGCAAAACACTTTTACAATGGTCAAAAGTACTCCACCCACACCCATCCTCGTGATGGAATCAGGCTAGGAAGCACtaaaactcaaaaagaaaatcactAGTACCATTTTCCCACACAGTGCAATCACCTTTATTACTGCCTTTGTAATTCCATTGTAACTTGAACCATACACTAATAATAGCCAGCAAAGTACTTGCagtttttggatcattttgcaACATTAGCATTACtcaagaaaatacaataatttaatGAACCTGCTGATAACATGAAATTACAGCTGAGGATAAAGATGAAAGTTGTTTGCCTATTTAAAAGTTTAATCTGAGGATATTTACTCCGGCTTGTTACAACTAGAGGGGTAAGGCGAGTTCTACAACATAAAGGTCACTTTTCCTGTGGAGTCCTAAAGGGGTAGTAACTTGGAAAGAAATTACCAAccaacaacaagaacataaaaCTAGCAAATATAGcattagctatctaaaatcctTTTAAGAACagaaaggaaaggttttagccAGAGCTGATCTATTTTGCCCACAACAGCAGCAAACAGATTTTCCACGACAGAAGGCATATCTAAAGAATATCAAGCAAAATATCACCTTACTTCACCAACAcatcacataatttttttctgcCAACCATGTAGCAACTTAGCTACCTTGAGAGGAGGATAAAAGCTCAAAGTATGGCATCTGATGTTACTGCCAACCATGTAGCAACTTGGCTACCTTGAGAGGAGGAGGATAATAGCTCAAAGTATGGCATCAGATGTTACTGCCTAGCAATGCAAATAGTGGCGAATCTAGGATTTCTAGAACATAGGTGCACCACTAAAAACAGGAAAAAATGTATTTAATGAGAATTGATCCCTAGGTAAATAACTCAACCTTCAGCCAAGTGCATTTAGTCTTTTGGTAGCATAAGTGCCACCAGATAATattcaactaattttagaaaatatatgcataaaatGCCTAGTTTTATGAAGAGACCACAATTCACGTGCCCCAATATTTGCCTATTAATTCGCCCTTGAATGCAAACTAAACAAAACTACGGAGCTTAAATATTTCTTTGTGCAATGACGTTTTCATCTTAACCTACTGTTAATGGATTCCATGTTATCTTTTATACTTGAACACTTCTGGCTCTCTCAGACTGATCACTCGGCTATTCCACCCTATATATGTCTTTCCAAACAGCTCAAAGTTACATTTAGCTCAGTGACAGCCAAATCAACCGCATCTGATGGCCCCTTACTAATCTATGATGGATCAAAAATCGAATCGACTATCTAACTCAAACACAGAATAAAGCAACACCAAAAAGATCAAGGTTCTTCCTCCAGTAAAAGACAACTCGGGTAACAGTAATTCCATACTCAAAGAGCATAATAGGTATACATACTTCCAATAACCAATTAGCACAAATAGGTGTACACGAACACCGCATTAGGAACCACCCTCAAAGAAATGAAACCATTATCTAATCTTCTTAGGCACATTACATAATAACCACTCATTCCAACAACAACATAGCCAGAGTAATCCCACAAGCAGAGTCTAGGAAAGGTGGCgtgtacgtagacctt is part of the Solanum stenotomum isolate F172 chromosome 8, ASM1918654v1, whole genome shotgun sequence genome and encodes:
- the LOC125872418 gene encoding uncharacterized protein LOC125872418 gives rise to the protein MGFLSFLGRVLFASVFILSAWQMFHEFGEDGGPAAKELAPKVAGLQDFLESKLGTGTPKIDVRHVVAAFMALKGLGGLLLVFGCFTGAFLLICYLIMATPLLHDFSHFNIGEPQYFIVLQEFLQCLALLGALLFFVGMKNSINRRLPKKKNLKSKTT